Proteins from a single region of Thiomicrorhabdus sp. Kp2:
- a CDS encoding UDP-N-acetylmuramoyl-L-alanyl-D-glutamate--2,6-diaminopimelate ligase has product MAAEMNLSNLHSKTLLEIAAFITEQSACFDSSHDLQGILANKETRPGDSDLDTPIHHLSLDSRQISQHDLFFAIQGESRHGIDYLDSVLEKLPGLVICDRVLNKQEQLILDKAGAACQVWIVEDIKEFIGHFASWFYDSPSQHLKVVGITGTNGKTSTAFYTGQLLKGFGVQVALIGTLGNGSIDALVQSNNTTPESVTVHRLLHEFYQQGIEWVIMEVSSHGLCLGRIQGVHFQTVALTQVTRDHIDFHGTEEAYKEAKTKLFSEYPTQNQVLNLDDSVGEVLCKKQKNHSALPVWCYSANQQASQQSSHLNRQTDLSCSNVQLSQEGIAFDCSIQGKQAFKAVKLPLMGAFNIENSLCALSILLVNGFDSEQLFSQVNSLTSVSGRMQVLAKAPTIILDFAHTPDALQQVLLAVKAHLSLSMGKLIVVFGCGGNRDQGKRPLMAAIAEKLADKVMLTSDNPRDEKPEQILLDIEKGLSHPEYSDKELDREAAILKVLNGASENDIVVIAGKGHEDYQEISGKKIPYSDAAVVTQWLTLNSRQ; this is encoded by the coding sequence ATGGCAGCTGAAATGAACTTATCGAACTTACACAGTAAAACATTATTAGAGATTGCTGCTTTTATAACCGAGCAGTCTGCCTGTTTTGATTCTAGCCATGACTTACAAGGCATTCTGGCTAATAAAGAGACCAGGCCTGGCGACTCTGATTTGGATACACCGATTCATCATCTCTCTTTGGATTCAAGGCAAATAAGCCAACACGATCTATTCTTTGCTATTCAAGGCGAAAGTCGGCATGGAATCGACTATTTAGATTCTGTTTTAGAGAAATTACCAGGCCTGGTTATTTGTGATAGGGTTTTAAATAAACAAGAACAATTAATTTTAGATAAAGCTGGTGCGGCTTGCCAAGTTTGGATTGTTGAGGATATTAAAGAGTTTATTGGCCATTTTGCTTCGTGGTTTTATGATTCTCCAAGCCAGCACCTTAAAGTAGTCGGTATTACGGGCACAAACGGTAAAACATCAACCGCCTTTTACACAGGGCAATTACTGAAAGGTTTTGGCGTTCAGGTGGCTTTAATTGGCACTTTGGGTAACGGGTCAATTGATGCTCTTGTGCAATCAAACAATACTACGCCTGAAAGTGTAACGGTGCACAGACTACTTCACGAGTTTTATCAGCAGGGTATTGAATGGGTCATTATGGAGGTCTCTTCACATGGTTTGTGTTTAGGCCGTATTCAAGGGGTGCATTTTCAAACCGTTGCCTTAACCCAAGTGACCCGCGACCATATTGATTTTCATGGCACAGAAGAGGCCTATAAAGAGGCAAAAACCAAGCTGTTTAGCGAGTATCCAACGCAAAACCAGGTGTTGAATTTAGACGATTCCGTGGGTGAGGTTTTATGTAAAAAACAGAAAAATCACTCTGCACTACCAGTTTGGTGTTACAGCGCAAATCAGCAGGCAAGTCAGCAATCAAGTCATTTAAATCGACAAACGGATTTAAGCTGTTCTAATGTTCAGCTTAGTCAAGAAGGCATTGCGTTTGATTGTTCAATCCAAGGTAAGCAGGCGTTTAAAGCGGTTAAGCTACCATTAATGGGTGCGTTTAATATTGAGAACAGCTTGTGTGCATTATCGATTTTACTGGTTAATGGTTTTGATAGTGAACAACTCTTTAGCCAAGTCAATAGCCTAACTTCCGTCTCTGGTCGAATGCAGGTATTGGCAAAAGCGCCAACGATTATTTTAGATTTTGCACATACCCCCGATGCGTTACAACAAGTGTTACTGGCCGTTAAAGCTCATCTAAGTCTTTCAATGGGTAAACTCATTGTGGTCTTTGGCTGTGGTGGCAACCGAGACCAAGGTAAAAGACCGTTAATGGCGGCCATTGCAGAAAAGCTTGCAGATAAGGTAATGTTGACCAGTGATAATCCTCGCGATGAAAAGCCAGAACAGATACTGTTGGATATTGAAAAGGGGTTAAGTCATCCTGAATATTCAGATAAAGAACTCGATAGAGAAGCCGCCATTTTAAAGGTGTTAAATGGCGCTTCTGAGAATGATATTGTGGTGATTGCAGGAAAAGGGCATGAAGATTACCAAGAGATTAGCGGTAAAAAAATACCTTATAGTGATGCAGCGGTGGTTACTCAATGGTTAACCCTAAACTCAAGACAGTAA
- the mraY gene encoding phospho-N-acetylmuramoyl-pentapeptide-transferase yields the protein MLIYLTEYLQQYISGFGVFSYITMRAIMSVLTALILSFLVGPALIRWLTRLKVGQSIRQDGPQTHLIKAGTPTMGGTMILFSVAMAVILWGNLTNHYLLVITLSMLGFGVIGFIDDYKKVVYKDPNGMRARTKYLWQSIVGFATAYTLFALATVPAESQLLIPYMKDTVIHLGAWTVVLSYFVIVGTSNAVNLTDGLDGLAIMPTVMISGALGVFAYLSGHVYFSDYLNIPYIPGVGELTILAAALVGAGLGFLWFNAHPAQVFMGDVGSLAIGAALGGMAVAVKQELVLFIMGGIFVAETVSVILQVGSFKLRGKRIFLMAPLHHHYEQKGWHESQVIVRFWVITIILVLIGLASLKLR from the coding sequence ATGCTCATTTATTTAACAGAATATTTACAACAATATATCTCCGGTTTTGGTGTATTTAGCTATATCACCATGCGTGCCATTATGAGTGTGTTAACCGCCTTAATTTTGTCTTTTTTAGTTGGTCCCGCGTTGATTCGTTGGTTAACACGATTAAAGGTGGGGCAGTCAATTAGACAAGATGGACCGCAAACGCATTTGATTAAAGCCGGTACACCGACAATGGGTGGTACCATGATTTTATTCTCGGTGGCCATGGCGGTGATTCTTTGGGGGAACTTGACCAATCATTACTTGTTAGTGATTACCTTATCCATGCTTGGCTTTGGGGTAATTGGGTTTATCGATGATTATAAAAAAGTGGTTTATAAAGACCCTAATGGTATGCGAGCGCGTACTAAATATTTGTGGCAATCCATTGTGGGGTTTGCAACGGCCTACACGCTGTTTGCCTTAGCGACGGTTCCAGCAGAGAGTCAGTTATTAATTCCATATATGAAAGATACCGTGATTCACTTAGGTGCTTGGACCGTTGTGTTGAGTTATTTTGTGATTGTGGGAACCTCAAATGCAGTGAACTTAACGGATGGTTTAGATGGTTTGGCGATTATGCCAACCGTCATGATTTCAGGTGCGCTTGGCGTTTTTGCCTACTTATCTGGACATGTCTATTTTTCGGATTATTTAAATATTCCCTATATTCCAGGGGTGGGCGAACTCACCATTTTAGCGGCCGCATTGGTGGGCGCTGGTTTAGGCTTTTTATGGTTTAACGCACATCCTGCTCAAGTCTTTATGGGCGATGTAGGTTCCTTGGCCATTGGTGCGGCATTAGGTGGTATGGCGGTTGCAGTAAAACAAGAGCTTGTTCTGTTTATTATGGGGGGGATTTTTGTAGCTGAAACTGTTTCGGTTATCTTGCAGGTGGGTTCCTTTAAATTACGTGGCAAACGTATATTTTTAATGGCGCCATTGCACCACCATTATGAACAGAAAGGCTGGCATGAGTCGCAAGTTATTGTGCGTTTTTGGGTGATTACCATTATTTTAGTATTGATTGGTTTAGCCAGTTTAAAACTGCGTTAA
- a CDS encoding penicillin-binding protein 2 — translation MLKIKRDSVVYALIFLGFVAIGVRAFYVQVIKTDFLQAEGDKRQIRTIAIPAPRGEIYDRNGSLLALSTPMASVWIDPKQIITHEQNYLAFLDLLNLTDSELTALGKQNRYKKLSFIKQVSDNSIIDELAKLDLPGTYTKYVEMSYDTPTNHIEVNKLLPSIWVDMRLINRYRYTPARLAQVLGKERLQIVSKIYKNPKRRFLYLQRGLVPDVAKKIEDMHLTGVYTQGEYRRYFPAGESSANLIGFTNIDDQGLEGIELAYDNWLKGVPGKKQVVKDRAGHVVDFIKDVKAAKPGNPMTLSIDQNIQYFAYRALKKVMIEHQALAVSSVILDAKTGEILSMVSLPSFNPNDSTQRRGAGIKNRAITDLMEPGSTMKPFTIAKAIDLGLIDETSEINTSPGSIRIQGNRITDSHNHGMLTPLEIIQKSSNVGASKIALKMSAEQQRNFWADIGIGQESGLFLPGEAMGYLKPAHAWKEIDQASASFGYGFNTNLLDLAHAYLLFANKGEMVPLSIIKLNQPPIGEKLVKPEVAQAVLEMMETVVAKGGTAPKAQIPGYRVAGKTGTVHKTNKVGGYEKNTYLSLFAGVVPVSNPDMVMIVTVNEPSRGIYYGGSVAAPAFKEVMQEALRLRNIAPDQIMVAD, via the coding sequence ATGTTGAAAATTAAACGTGATTCTGTTGTCTATGCACTGATTTTTTTGGGCTTTGTGGCTATTGGTGTTCGTGCTTTCTATGTACAAGTGATTAAGACAGATTTTCTACAGGCGGAGGGGGATAAACGACAAATTCGTACTATTGCCATACCTGCACCAAGAGGTGAGATTTATGACCGTAATGGGAGTTTGCTTGCTTTAAGTACCCCAATGGCTTCAGTTTGGATTGATCCTAAACAAATCATTACCCATGAACAAAACTATTTAGCGTTCTTGGATCTACTCAATTTAACTGACTCAGAATTAACGGCTTTAGGTAAACAAAATCGTTATAAAAAATTAAGTTTTATTAAACAAGTTAGCGATAACAGCATTATTGATGAGCTGGCTAAACTCGATTTGCCAGGCACTTATACCAAGTATGTTGAAATGAGCTATGACACGCCAACAAATCATATTGAAGTGAATAAGCTGCTGCCCTCTATTTGGGTCGATATGCGTTTGATTAATCGCTATCGTTACACGCCTGCAAGACTGGCTCAGGTGTTAGGTAAAGAGCGTTTACAAATTGTCTCTAAAATCTATAAAAATCCTAAAAGACGGTTTCTCTATTTACAGCGTGGCTTAGTGCCTGATGTGGCTAAAAAAATTGAGGATATGCATTTAACAGGCGTTTATACGCAAGGTGAGTATCGACGTTATTTTCCTGCGGGTGAGAGCAGTGCAAACCTGATTGGTTTTACCAATATTGATGACCAGGGGCTTGAAGGGATTGAGTTAGCTTATGACAATTGGTTAAAAGGTGTGCCTGGTAAAAAACAAGTTGTTAAAGATAGAGCAGGTCACGTTGTTGATTTTATAAAGGATGTGAAAGCGGCCAAACCAGGTAACCCGATGACATTAAGTATTGATCAAAATATTCAATATTTTGCTTACCGAGCGCTTAAAAAAGTGATGATTGAACACCAGGCCTTAGCGGTAAGCAGTGTGATTTTAGATGCCAAAACAGGTGAGATTTTATCTATGGTGAGCCTGCCCAGTTTTAATCCTAATGATTCAACGCAAAGGCGTGGTGCGGGCATTAAAAATAGAGCGATTACCGATTTAATGGAACCAGGTTCAACCATGAAGCCTTTTACTATTGCTAAGGCAATAGACTTAGGGTTGATAGATGAAACTTCTGAAATTAATACTTCACCTGGTTCAATCAGAATTCAAGGCAACCGAATCACGGATTCGCATAATCATGGCATGTTAACACCATTAGAAATTATTCAAAAATCGAGTAATGTTGGCGCCTCAAAGATTGCGTTGAAAATGTCGGCAGAACAACAAAGAAACTTTTGGGCTGACATTGGCATTGGTCAAGAGAGTGGTCTGTTTTTACCTGGTGAAGCGATGGGCTATTTAAAGCCAGCCCATGCATGGAAAGAAATTGACCAAGCCTCAGCATCATTTGGTTATGGGTTTAATACCAACCTCTTAGATTTAGCCCACGCCTATTTGCTGTTTGCAAATAAGGGTGAGATGGTGCCATTAAGTATAATTAAGCTTAATCAACCACCAATTGGCGAAAAGTTGGTTAAGCCAGAAGTCGCTCAAGCGGTTTTAGAGATGATGGAAACCGTGGTCGCAAAAGGTGGAACGGCTCCAAAAGCACAAATTCCAGGTTATCGTGTGGCAGGTAAAACGGGAACGGTACACAAAACCAATAAGGTGGGAGGCTATGAAAAAAATACATACCTCTCTCTGTTTGCGGGGGTTGTACCCGTTTCTAACCCTGATATGGTCATGATTGTGACGGTGAATGAGCCAAGCCGTGGTATCTATTATGGTGGGTCAGTTGCCGCGCCTGCATTTAAAGAGGTGATGCAAGAGGCATTACGCTTACGAAATATAGCGCCCGACCAGATAATGGTGGCGGATTAA
- the ftsZ gene encoding cell division protein FtsZ, giving the protein MNFVGKEVSPVRTPGMPVIKVIGLGGGGGNAVDYMVRSNVKGVEFMCANTDAQALENANVKTCIQLGAGGLGAGADPERGRQAAKDDIDAVKEQLKDADMVFITAGMGGGTGTGSAPVVAQAAREMGILTVGVVSKPFGFERRNHIAEAGITELAEHVDSLITVPNDKLLKVLGRDFVLAKAFDYANEVLFGAVQGISELVTRPGMINVDFEDLRTVMGERGMAMMGVGHATGDDRAIKAAEKAIANPLLEDISVSGARGLLVNITSGLDFTLGEFNEVGDVIDQVAAADARVIIGTSVDESMTDEIRVTVVATGLETVEAAAGKPEFVKPNLQAVKANQEAKVAAPVVEEAPKVVNAEAQQATIEMTQPDLLAEPEVVRPKMVVNGATAGSMESSNYLDIPAFLRRQAD; this is encoded by the coding sequence ATGAATTTTGTAGGAAAAGAAGTATCACCAGTTAGGACACCTGGTATGCCAGTCATTAAAGTTATTGGCTTAGGCGGGGGCGGCGGTAATGCCGTTGATTATATGGTTCGCTCAAACGTTAAGGGCGTTGAGTTTATGTGTGCAAACACAGATGCTCAAGCATTAGAAAATGCCAATGTAAAAACATGTATTCAATTAGGTGCTGGCGGTTTAGGTGCTGGTGCAGATCCAGAGCGTGGCCGACAAGCCGCTAAGGATGATATTGATGCCGTAAAAGAACAATTAAAAGATGCGGATATGGTATTTATCACTGCTGGTATGGGCGGTGGTACAGGAACGGGTTCTGCACCTGTTGTTGCTCAAGCAGCACGTGAGATGGGTATTCTTACTGTTGGTGTGGTGAGTAAGCCATTTGGTTTTGAACGTCGTAATCATATTGCTGAAGCAGGTATTACTGAATTAGCTGAACATGTAGATTCATTGATTACGGTTCCAAATGATAAATTATTAAAAGTATTAGGTCGCGATTTTGTATTAGCCAAAGCGTTTGACTATGCAAACGAAGTACTATTTGGTGCGGTACAGGGTATTTCTGAATTGGTCACTCGTCCTGGCATGATTAACGTGGATTTTGAAGATTTACGTACTGTCATGGGTGAGCGTGGAATGGCGATGATGGGTGTAGGTCACGCTACGGGTGATGATCGTGCCATCAAAGCAGCCGAAAAAGCGATTGCTAACCCGTTATTAGAAGATATTTCAGTGTCTGGTGCGCGTGGTCTTTTAGTAAACATCACCAGTGGTCTTGATTTTACTCTGGGTGAATTCAATGAGGTAGGTGATGTTATTGACCAGGTTGCTGCGGCAGACGCTCGTGTTATTATTGGGACTTCTGTTGATGAGTCAATGACCGACGAAATTCGTGTAACGGTGGTGGCTACTGGTTTAGAAACTGTTGAAGCCGCAGCTGGTAAGCCTGAGTTTGTTAAACCTAACTTGCAAGCTGTTAAAGCAAACCAAGAAGCTAAAGTGGCCGCTCCTGTTGTTGAGGAGGCGCCTAAGGTTGTAAATGCTGAAGCGCAACAAGCTACGATAGAAATGACACAGCCAGATTTATTAGCAGAGCCTGAAGTGGTTCGCCCTAAAATGGTTGTCAACGGTGCTACAGCAGGAAGTATGGAAAGTTCTAATTATTTAGATATTCCTGCTTTCTTACGACGTCAAGCAGACTAA
- the murF gene encoding UDP-N-acetylmuramoyl-tripeptide--D-alanyl-D-alanine ligase has translation MSVKNTQNLESAEQQVARLQTQISHSDDDHLPKEPNMFSWTLEQLCESTDGDIIGPISERVEFTSISTDTRTLEPGALYIAIKGEQFDGHAFIDEAIKQGAVAALVSEDVELIIPGVQVNDTRIALGEFARWHRMQMPVKTLIAVTGSNGKTTTKSLLENIFAKVGNTLATVGNLNNDFGVPRTLLNLRPEHEFAIIEMGANHKHEIAYLTALALPDIAMINNASGAHLEGFGSLQGVIDTKGEIFQGLNKVAGRQAGTAIINTDSPGYKDWLNELDRLGVQNIIRFGTRDDAQVRISEFKVVDAENSTIQFTLRLSGLGFEESSHQVEMPVLGFHNAMNAASCTAVALAAGLSWNQIEPGLVSFTGVSGRLQKTRISSGWLIDDSYNANPESVKAGIDALTSLPGLATLCLGAMAEIGETSETVHQEIAEYAKNKGVLNLYVYGEATKTMPKIFGENSAYFDSHDLLAEALLTTLKNCASEQQTMNVLVKGSRSAKMERVIQQVLEKIRA, from the coding sequence ATGAGTGTAAAGAATACCCAAAATTTAGAGAGTGCTGAACAACAGGTTGCCCGTTTACAAACACAAATTAGTCATTCCGACGATGACCATCTACCAAAGGAACCCAATATGTTTTCATGGACACTTGAACAACTTTGCGAAAGTACCGATGGCGATATCATTGGTCCCATTTCAGAGCGGGTTGAGTTTACCTCAATCAGTACTGACACTCGTACCCTTGAACCAGGTGCATTATATATTGCGATTAAAGGTGAACAGTTTGATGGCCATGCCTTTATTGATGAAGCCATTAAACAAGGTGCGGTAGCGGCATTGGTGTCAGAAGATGTAGAGCTGATTATTCCAGGTGTTCAAGTGAATGATACCCGTATCGCTTTAGGTGAGTTTGCGCGTTGGCATCGTATGCAAATGCCCGTTAAAACGCTAATTGCGGTAACGGGGAGCAATGGTAAAACCACCACTAAAAGTTTACTTGAAAATATCTTTGCTAAAGTAGGTAATACCTTAGCCACCGTGGGGAATTTAAATAATGATTTTGGCGTGCCAAGAACCCTATTGAACCTAAGACCAGAACACGAGTTTGCGATTATAGAAATGGGGGCAAACCATAAACATGAGATTGCTTATTTAACGGCTTTGGCTTTGCCAGATATTGCAATGATTAACAATGCTTCTGGCGCGCATTTAGAAGGCTTTGGTAGCCTGCAAGGTGTGATTGACACGAAAGGTGAAATCTTTCAAGGTTTAAATAAAGTGGCTGGGCGTCAAGCAGGCACCGCGATTATCAACACCGACTCGCCAGGCTATAAAGATTGGTTAAATGAACTGGATAGGTTGGGGGTACAAAACATAATCCGTTTTGGAACGCGCGACGATGCACAGGTTAGAATTTCTGAATTTAAGGTTGTTGACGCTGAAAACTCAACCATTCAATTTACCCTCAGGCTGTCTGGTTTAGGTTTTGAAGAATCGTCTCATCAAGTTGAGATGCCTGTATTGGGTTTTCATAATGCGATGAATGCCGCAAGTTGTACGGCCGTTGCTTTAGCGGCTGGATTAAGTTGGAATCAGATTGAGCCTGGCCTGGTTAGTTTTACAGGTGTTTCAGGAAGGTTACAAAAAACCAGAATAAGCTCTGGTTGGTTGATCGATGACAGTTATAATGCCAACCCCGAATCGGTGAAAGCGGGTATTGATGCGCTAACCTCTTTACCAGGCCTGGCAACCCTCTGTTTAGGAGCGATGGCTGAAATTGGGGAAACCTCTGAAACCGTTCATCAAGAAATTGCGGAATACGCTAAAAATAAAGGGGTTTTAAACCTTTATGTTTATGGTGAAGCCACCAAAACGATGCCAAAGATATTTGGTGAAAATAGTGCCTATTTTGACTCGCATGATTTACTTGCAGAGGCGCTGTTAACCACATTAAAAAATTGTGCAAGCGAACAGCAAACCATGAACGTTTTGGTAAAAGGGTCAAGAAGTGCCAAGATGGAACGCGTGATTCAGCAAGTCTTGGAAAAGATTCGTGCCTAA
- the ftsL gene encoding cell division protein FtsL, whose amino-acid sequence MQSRFPEPTHLKNFKWRGFFLFILVTLVCASLLAIVHVQHQIRNIESRYYQSLQQSLVANEEWGRLMLEKKHLTSPTMVEQVAKQKLGMTLDKTHFQYIYIEPTFPRIETSEMIEQEAEHVEN is encoded by the coding sequence ATGCAAAGTCGGTTCCCAGAACCCACACACTTAAAGAACTTTAAGTGGCGTGGGTTTTTTCTGTTTATATTAGTCACTCTTGTTTGCGCAAGTTTGCTGGCTATTGTTCACGTACAACATCAAATTCGTAATATTGAATCCCGTTACTACCAATCTTTACAGCAATCCCTCGTTGCTAATGAAGAGTGGGGGCGTTTAATGTTAGAAAAGAAACATCTCACTTCGCCTACCATGGTGGAGCAAGTTGCTAAACAAAAACTTGGCATGACCCTGGATAAAACGCACTTTCAATATATCTATATCGAACCCACTTTTCCTAGAATAGAAACATCAGAAATGATTGAGCAAGAGGCAGAGCATGTTGAAAATTAA